The uncultured Cohaesibacter sp. genomic sequence TATGAGCAGATGGAAGCAGACGAAATGGGCGAGCTGGATCCGAGCGATGAAGCCGCTGGCGCAATCGCAGACGATCAGCAGTCTGATGATGAGAATGAAGAAGAGGAAGCAACCGCTGAGGAAGAAGAAAAGGCCTGAAACCGGTCTGAACTGTCGCCCGATTAGTCTCGGTTTGCGACAAGATTTGACAAAAACGGCCTTGAGAGGATAAACCGTGCCGCAAAAGAGCGAACAGACAACAAGACAATGTCTGGTAACACGGGAAAGTCTTCCCAAGGACCAAATGATCCGGTTTGTACTGGCTCCTGATCTCAGCGTTGTTCCAGACCTGAAAATGCGGTTACCCGGACGAGGCGTCTGGGTGACAGCAAAGCATGATTTGGTGAAGCAGGCCGCAAACAAGGGTATGTTTGCGCGCGGTTTCAAGCAAAAAGTGCAAAAATGCGACGACCTGGCAGAGCTTGTCGCAAATCTGATGGAAAAGGGGTGTTTATCATCCCTTTCCATGACACGAAAAGCCGGCCAAATCGTCACCGGCTTTGCAAAGGTAGAAACGTCCATTGCGCAAAGGGGTGCAATTGGACTAATACATGCGGCAGATGCTGCAGAAGACGGACAGAAAAAACTGTCCCAAGCCGTGCGGCGCCATTATGGCAGCGACTGCGAACTACCCATTGTTCGCAGATTCAGCGCTGAGGCGTTAAGTAACGCGCTTGGATACGGAAATGTGGTACATGCTGCCTTGATCGCCGGTTCGGCGAGCAAGAGCTTCATCAAACAGGTTGCGGTGCTGGAAGCCTACTTGCAACCAAGTGAACCGGATTCTAACAGCGGCCCGGACGACCGAACCGCTGGACAGGCCTCTTAACGGAGGCAGTGAAGGGTATTGACCGAGAAATGAGCAACGAAAACAGCAGCGACAACAATAGCCCGTCAGAGAAAAAGACATTGTCTCTGGGCAAGAATGTGGGGCAAGGCACCGTACGCCAGAGTTTTTCTCATGGCCGATCGAAGGCGGTTGTTGTTGAAAAACGAAAGCGGCGGTTCACTGCACCAGGTGACACAAAGCCAGCAACCGGTGGAAAACCGGCTGCAGGTGAAGCTGCGCCCAAATCTGCAGACAAGCCGGCGGCCTCTTCCGGTCAGTCGCAAAATCGCGGTTCTGACAACCGCTCCGGCGGTGGAAACGGCGGCAATGGCGCCAACCAGGGCAAGGGCTCGGGTGGACGCGGCCAGCGCCAACGCAATCGCAACGGCAATAATCAGGGCAACGGCAACGGCAACAACAATACGACCGGCCAGCGCAACCTGACCTCTTCGGAAAATGCGAAACGCCTTCAAGCGCTTGAAGCGGCGAAAGTCCGCGCGCGCGAAATGGAGCAGCGCAAGAAAGAAGAAGAAGCCAAGCGCAAGGTAGAAGCTGCACGCCAGGCGGAAGAAGAAGCCAAACGCAAAGCGGAAGAAGAAGTCGCCGCAGCGCAGAAGGCCAAAGAAGAAGCTGAAGCGAAGAAAGCCGACGAAGAGCGCAAGGCGCTTGAGGCGGCAGAAGCTGCAAAAGCGGATACCAAGCCAGCCAAGGCACCTGCCGAAGCAAAAGGTGACGCTCAGGCTCCCCGCTCCAAGGATCGCACAGGCAAACCGGCTGATCGTGCGCCAAGAGGGGATCGTCCGCAGGGTGATCGCCCGGCACGGGATGCCAAACCGGGTACAGACAAACGTCCCGTCAAGCCACGGGTACGCCGCGATGGCGAAGATGATCGGGCCGGAGCACGTCCTGGCGCCAAGATCAACCGCCCGCAACGCGGTGGTGCACGGGCTTCTGGTGGAGAAGGCTTTGTTGCTCCGGATGCTTCGGTTGAAGCAAAACCAGGCGCAAAGACAATCAAGCCAGTGCCCAAGAAGCCGCGGCCTGATGACAATGCACGCGCAGCAACGCCAGCAAAACCACGCACCGATGCACAGCGTCGCCGTGGCAAGCTGACGCTGACCAATGCGCTCAATGCCGACGAACAGCGCGAGCGTTCACTCGCTTCCATGCGTCGTCGTCGTCAGAAGCAAAAAGGTGCCCAGCATGATGCTCCGCGTGAAAAGGTCTTCCGCGAAGTCGTCATTCCTGAAACCATCACGGTTCAGGAACTGGCCCAGCGCATGACCGAACGTGCTGTTGACGTTATCAAAATCCTGATGAAGCAGGGCATGATGGTCAAGACTGTCGATGTTCTGGACGCTGACACCGCGCAGCTGGTGGCTGAAGAATTGGGCCACACTGTTAAACGTGTTGCAGCATCCGACGTTGAGGAAGGTCTGTTCGACAAGAAAGATGCTGAAGATGATCTGGCGTCCCGTCCGGCTGTTGTGACCATCATGGGTCACGTCGACCACGGCAAGACCTCGCTGCTTGATGCCATTCGTCACGCCAATGTGGTGCGCGGCGAAGCTGGCGGCATCACCCAGCATATCGGTGCCTATCAGGTCACGCAGAAAGATCAGAAGATCACCTTCATCGATACGCCGGGCCACGCCGCCTTTACCGAGATGCGTGCTCGTGGTGCCCAGTCAACCGATATCGTCATTCTTGTGGTTGCCGCAGATGATGGCGTCATGCCGCAGACTATCGAGGCAATCAACCACGCCAAGGCCGCTGAAGTGCCAATCATCGTGGCCGTGAACAAGATCGATCTGCCAGCCGCAGATCCGACCCGCGTTCGCAACGAATTGCTTCAGCATGGTGTCTTTGTGGAAAGCATGGGCGGTGATGTGCTCGAAGTTGAAGTTTCTGCCAAGGAAAAACTGCATCTGGAAGATCTTCTCGATGCCATCCTGATGCAGTCCGAACTGCTCGAGCTCAAGTCCAACCCGGACAGAGAAGCTGACGGGATCGTGGTCGAAGCCAAGCTCGACAAGGGCCGTGGCCCAGTGGCAACGGTTCTGGTGCAGAATGGTACCCTCAAGGTCGGCGACATTGTTGTTGCCGGTGAGCATTGGGGTAAGGTTCGCGCTCTGATCGATGACACGGGCAGTAAGGTTGAAGAGGCAGAACCGTCCAAACCGGTCGAGATTCTGGGCTTTGATGCCGCGCCTGACGCTGGCGACCAGTTTGCAGTTGTTGAAACAGAAGGCCGCGCCCGCGAGATCACGGATTACCGTATCCGAAAGAACAAGGATCTTGCTGCAGCCAAAGCCAACCGCGGTTCGCTGGAACAGATGTTGAGCAACCTGAAGGAAAGCGGCGACAGCCAGTCCTTCCCGCTGGTCATCAAGGGCGACGTGAAAGGCTCTGTCGAAGCGATCATTGGTGCACTGGACGGCATCGGCAACGAAGAAGTGTCCGCACAGATCCTGCATTCCGGTGTTGGTGGTGTGACCGAATCCGATGTGACCCTTGCGGCAGCATCGGGCGCTCCGATCATCGCCTTTAACGTGCGTGCAAACGTACAGGCCAAGCAGGCTGCCGAGCAGAAAGGCGTCGAAATCCGCTACTATAACATCATCTACGATCTGACCGATGATGTGAAAGCGGCAATGTCCGGCATGCTCAGCCCAGAAGTTCGCGAAACCTTTATCGGTTATGCGGAAATTCTGGAAGTGTTCAACATCACCAAGGTCGGCAAGGTTGCAGGTTGCCGCGTCACCGAAGGTGTTGTGGAACGCGGCACCGGCGTGCGCTTGCTGCGCGACGATGTTGTGATCCATACGGGCAAGCTGTCGACCCTCAAGCGCTTCAAGGACGAAGTCAAGGAAGTGCGGGTCGGACAGGAATGCGGCATGGCCTTTGAAAATTATCAGGACCTGCGCGCAGGCGACCAGATCGAATGCTTCCGCGTGGAAGAGATCGCCCGGACGCTCTAGGTATCTTATGTGAACGCAATCGGGCAAAGGTCGAGGGGTTTCTTCCCTTGACCTTTGCCATTTTTAATAGACCTAACGCAATAAGCCGCATGGCTGACGTTATTCCAGGCTTGGCCGGTCCAATCCCGCCCATTGCCACAGACAATTAGGACATCTCATGGGACGTGGTTCTCGCAAAGGCGGCGGTATGCCGTCTCAGCGCCAGTTGCGCGTAGGCGAACTGGTTCGAAAATCCTTATCTGAATGCCTTACACGAGGCGAGATCATTGATCCGTTTCTGGAACAATTCGTGATCTCCATTCCCGAAGTACGCATGAGTCCGGACCTGACCCTGGCAACCGCCTTTGTCATGCCGCTTGGTGCGCCCGGGGAGGAAAAGGCAATCGTGGATGCGCTCAATGGCCACAAGAAATATCTGCGCGGCCGTCTGGGACGTGACCTGACGCTCAAGCATACGCCCGATCTGCGCTTTCGCTATGACGAAACATTTGATGAGGCATCACGCATCGATGCCTTGCTCGATTCGCCGCTTGTTCAAAGAGATTTGCATCATGATGATGATGCATCCGAAGATGACACTGACGACAAGTAGGAGCCGACATGAGCAAAGATATGCAGCAAGAGGGCTCCGCACCTGAAGATCAGGCAAGCGAAGCTCCAAAACCCAAGAAGAAAAAGAAGCAGCAGTTTCGCGCCAAGCGCCGAACCGACGTGCATGGTTGGATTGCTCTGGACAAGCCGCTCAACATGACCTCAACCCAGGCCGTTGGCGCCATCAAGCGCATCTTCAATGTCAAGAAGGCTGGCCATGCCGGCACGCTGGACCCGCTGGCCTCCGGTTGCTTGCCGATTGCCATCGGTGAAGGCACCAAGACGGTTTCCTTCGTCATGGACGGCTACAAGGAATATGAATTCACGGTGCGATGGGGCGAAGAGACCTCAACGGACGACGCGGAAGGGGAACTGATCGACAGCTCCGCCCACCGCCCGACCGAAGAGGAAATCGAAGCGGCCCTTGATCATTTTTCCGGCGAGATCATGCAGGTTCCCCCCGCATTTTCTGCCATCAAGGTGAATGGTGAACGCGCCTATGATCTGGCGCGCGACGGCGAAGAGGTCAAACTCGCTGCACGCCCGGTGACCATTCACCATCTGGAACTCCTCGAAGCACCAGACGAGGATACCGCAGTTTTTGTCGCCGAATGCTCCAAGGGCACCTATGTCAGGTCTCTGGCACGGGATATTGGGCGACATCTGGGAACGCGCGGCCATGTCGTGGCCCTGCGTCGGCTCATTTCAGGTCCATTTACCGAAGAAATGCTTATTTCGCTGGACGATCTGGAACAGTTGAGCCATAGTGCGCCCGGCGAGCCCGGGCTCGCCTCTGCCTTGCTTCCTGTTGAGACCGCGCTGGACGACATCCCGGCTCTGGCCATAAACAGGAATGCCGCTGCAAGATTACGCCGAGGACAATCGGTTTTGCTGCGTGGACAAGAAGCTCCGATCGACGGTCACGTCGCGGCCATGAATGCAGGTTTGCTGGTGGCCATATGCGAAGTGATCGAAGGAGAACTCTGGCCAAGGCGCGTTTTCAATCTGCCTGAGCATCCGCCTGTCTTTTCAAGCGATGCCGAGCCAAAAAACTAAAGGAGATACCGATGTCGATTACTGCTGAACGCAAGCAAGAGCTGATCAAGGAATATGCCACCAAAGACGGCGATACCGGTTCCCCCGAGGTACAGGTTGCTGTTCTTACCGAGCGGATCATCAACTTGACCGAGCACTTCAAGTCTCACAAGAAGGATAACCACTCCCGTCGTGGCCTCCTGAAACTGGTTTCCCAGCGTCGTAAGCTGCTTGACTATGTCAAAGCCAAAGACGTGGCACGTTACCAGTCGCTGATCGAACGCCTCGGACTGCGTCGTTAATTCTCTGATAAACGCGGTGGCCTGCCGGTCACCGCGTTTTCAAATTGTACGATCCGCTGTCCTTTCGATATTCCATCGATTTTCAAAGGATTGACGTTACCACAAGATCGTACGCATTCTCGTTGTGCGCTCAAGTGACCAACGAAATGCCCAAGGGGAAACCCTCCCGCTGCTCTGGCATAACAGTGCCTGAGTGTTTAAACAGAACTGGTGTAATCGGATTTTCTGATTCACCAGCGTTCACAGGCAGGATTGCCAGCCGCTTTGCCCAAGCGCCACACAGTGCTGGAGCCGCTCGTTGTCTTGCCCGTGATCAAAATATTGTTAGATCGATGCCCCATATATCCGATATGCAGGGCATACAGGAAAGGACATTTCAATGTTCGATATTCAACGTGAAGAAATCGATTGGGGCGGGCAGAAGCTCGTTCTGGAAACCGGTCAAATTGCGCGTCAGGCTGACGGCGCTGTTCTGGCTACCCTTGGCGAAACCTCTGTTCTTGCGACCGTTGTGTCTGCAAAGCACCCTAAGCCGGGCCTCGACTTCTTCCCGCTTACCGTCAACTATCAGGAAAAAACCTACGCTGCCGGTAAAATCCCAGGTGGTTTCTTCAAACGTGAAGGCCGTCCGAGCGAAAAAGAGACCCTTACGTCCCGTCTGATCGACCGTCCGATCCGTCCGCTGTTTGTTGATGGTTACAAATGCGAAACCCAGATCATCATTACCGTTGTCAGCCATGACATGGTCAATGATCCAGACATTCTGGCCATGGTTGCCGCTTCCGCAGCGCTGACCCTTTCGGGCGTTCCTTTCATGGGCCCGATCGGCGGTGCGCGCGTTGGTCTCATCAACGACGAATTCGTTCTCAACCCGGCCATCGATTCGATGGAAGATTCCAAGCTGGATCTGATTGTTGCCGGTACCAACGATGCGGTTCTGATGGTTGAATCCGAAGCACAGAACCTGTCTGAAGAAACCATGCTGAAAGCCGTGATGTTCGGTCATGCTGGCTTCCAGCCGGTTATTGACGCCATCATCCGCCTTGCTGAAAAAGCTGCCAAAGAGCCTCGCGAATTCTCCATGCCGGATTATTCCGAGCTGGCTGCCAAGGTTGAAGAAATCGCTGGTGAGGACCTGCAGGCTGCTTTCCAGATTGCTGCCAAGACCGAACGCTACGCTGCTGTTGACGCCGCAAAAGAAAAAGTCATGGCTGCGCTCTGCAATCCGGAAGACGAAAATGCAGCAGATGCTGTTATCGTTGGCGATCTGTTCAAGAAGGCAGAAGCCAAGATCGTTCGTGGCCAGATCATCAAGACCGGCGGTCGTATCGATGGTCGCGATCTGAAAACCGTTCGCCCGATCGTTTCGGAAGTTGGCAAGCTGCCACGCACCCATGGGTCTGCCCTGTTCACCCGCGGTGAAACTCAGGCTCTGGTTGTTGCGACCCTTGGTACCGGTGACGACGAGCAGTTCGTCGATTCCCTCGCTGGCACCTACAAAGAAACCTTCATGCTGCATTACAACTTCCCTCCGTTCTCGGTTGGTGAAGCTGGCCGCATCGGGTCTCCGGGTCGTCGTGAAATCGGTCATGGCAAGCTGGCATGGCGCGCTGTGCATCCTATGCTGCCTGCACATCATGAATTCCCATACACTCTGCGTGTTGTTTCCGACATCACCGAGTCCAACGGGTCTTCTTCCATGGCCACCGTCTGCGGCACCTCTTTGGCGCTGATGGATGCGGGTGTTCCTCTGAAGGCTCCTGTTGCCGGTATCGCAATGGGTCTCATCAAGGAAGGCGATGAGTTCGCCGTTCTCTCCGACATTCTTGGTGACGAAGATCACCTGGGTGATATGGACTTCAAGGTTGCCGGTACGTCAGAAGGCATTACCTCCCTGCAGATGGACATCAAGATCGACGGTATCACCGAAGAGATCATGAAGGTTGCTCTGGAGCAGGCCAAGGGTGGTCGTCTGCATATTCTGGGCGAAATGAGCAAAGCTCTGGGCGAAGCACGCGCTGAAGTTGGCGAATTCGCACCACGCATCGAAACGCTGAAAATTGCGGTCGACAAGATCCGTGAAGTCATCGGTTCGGGCGGCAAGGTTATCCGCGAAATCGTCGAGAAAACCGGCGCCAAGGTCGATATCAGCGACGACGGCACCATCAAGGTTGCTTCTTCCGATGGCGCAGCCATCACCGCAGCGATCAACTGGATCAATTCCATTGCCGCTGAGCCAGAAGTTGGCGTTATCTACAAAGGCAAGGTTGTCAAAACCGTTGACTTTGGTGCCTTCGTGAACTTCTTCGGCGCACGCGATGGTCTGGTTCACATCTCCCAGCTGACACCACAGCGCACCAACAAGGTGACCGACGTGGTAAAAGAAGGCGACAGCGTCTTCGTTAAGCTGCTTGGCTTTGATGATCGCGGCAAGGTTCGCCTGTCCATGAAAGTGGTTGATCAGGAAACCGGCGAAGAAATCAAACAGGAAGAAAAGAAAGCCGACTAAGGCTTTCCATCCTTCCATGCAATAAGAAAGGCGCTCCCGAGCAATCGGTGAGCGCCTTTTTCTATAGACTGTTGGAAAAGCCAGTCCCTGCCTAGTCCGCACGCGGCGAAATACGCCTGATCTGATATCCGGTTTTCGAAGCTTCAAATCCTGCGCGCCGATAAAAGGCATGCGTTTCAGGCTTTTGTGATCCGGTTAAAAGCATCACCTTGTAACAATCGTGGTGCCATGCATGCTCAATGGCATGGGAGAGCACCTGTTTGCCAGCAGAATAGCCAACGAAAACCGCACTGCCTGCAATCGCATGAAAGGCGGCCAACCGCTTGGTGGCCAAATCAAGGTCCATTTGGATATTGTCGGCAGCCAGGTGCTCATAAAGTGCAAGAAGTTGAGGTAAGCTCTCCGGCGTTGCCGTTGCAATTCTCAGAAGCGCATCAGTTGATTTCTTCATTGGGATAGACACCCCATAAGAGGTTGGACTTCAACCAGCCGCTATAGCTCTTGACGGCAACCTCACACCAACCCCGTTCACATTCTGTGATATCCACCTGCACCCCGGCCTGAGCCTTGGCCGCAACGGAAGCATCTTCAGATGGACTTCTGAGCAGATTCACCAGCGTCCCCGCTGTTTGCCAAGGGCTAATCAGCGCCGTACGACGGCCCGAAAGGAGGGAATGATAGACCCAACCTTCCTCTCCTTCGGAATCGCGAATCTGGCGCCAATTTTCGAATTCATGCACGATTTCAACCGGCAACCCGGCACGGCGGAAAACCCATTTCACCTTATGGTCAGTGGAAGGACCGCCACGCACATTGACCCGATCAGACTTGAGAGAAACAAATCTGGGAACTTTCAGCCCGGAGGGCCCTATGGTGGTTCCCTGAGCATGGGCTGGCAGGTCAGCGATGGCGATTAAGCATATCGCCATGATCCATTGTGCAATGAACTGTCTCTTTGTCATCGTGCCTCTGCGCTGCTTACTACTTGGCGTTCCTTATTTCGACAGAGTCGAACCTACACCATTGCAATAAAGAATCTTTTAACCCTGAATGACCTGCATGCATAAGTCCGGGCCATCTCAAACCATGGGATGACTGGTCATGACAGGGGCATTCCCTATAGCATTCAAAAGGTGCCTGTGATTGAATTTATTGCGATTTTTTGCAAATTGTCACGGCCCCTTGAAAAGAGCGGGATATCAATTTCATTCCGAATTGATCATATCCTGACTTTTCAAAGCAAAATGGCGTGCTGTTGGCATGCTGAAAACCGAAGAAATTCACCTGAATGCGCTTCTTTTGCGACGGTGGCAAACATCTGAAGACCTATATTCTTACTGATGTTTCTACCAATATCACAGATGGAAGCGGGTGATGCTATGAGGCAGGAATAGGGCAAACCTATGGCGAGACAAAAGCCGGTTGTGGTCGTTACCCGCAAACTCCCAGCTGCTGTGGAAACGCGGATGCGCGAGTTGTTTGATACAAGGCTCAAGGAAGATGAAACGCCCATGAGCCAGGCGCAACTGGTCGAGGCAGTCAAACATGCTGACATTCTGGTGCCTACGGTCACGGACCGCATTGATGCCCATCTGCTCTCGCAGGCTGGGGAAAATCTCAAACTGATTGCCAATTTCGGCAATGGTATCGACAATATCGATGTCCTCTCAGCCAATGCCCGCAACATCACCGTAACCAACACCCCCGGCGTTCTGACCGAAGACACCGCCGACATGGCCATGTCGCTCATTCTGGCGGTGCCGCGGCGCTTTGCGGAAGGGATGCTCTATCTGAAAGAGCATAAGGACTGGCCGGGCTGGTCACCCACATGGATGCTGGGCAAGCGGGTCTGGGGCAAGAGGCTGGGCATCATTGGCATGGGCCGCATCGGTCAGGCTGTGGCGCGCCGCGCCAAGGCCTTCGGCATGCAGATCCATTATCACAATCGGCGCCGACTACCCGAAGAGATCGAATATGATCTGGAGGCAACCTACTGGGAGAGCCTTGATCAAATGTTGGCGCGGATGGATGTCATTTCCATTCACTGCCCCCACACGCCGGCCACCTATCATCTGCTTTCAGCCCGTCGGCTCAAGCTGATCAACAAGAACGCCTATATCGTCAACACGGCGCGCGGCGAGGTGATTGACGAACAGACGCTGGCCCGCCTGATCGAGAATGGCAGCATCGCCGGTGCGGGGCTTGATGTGTTCGAGAATGAACCCAAGATCAATCCCAAGCTGGCCAAATCGGAGCGTGTGTTGCTCATGCCTCATATGGGCTCGGCCACAGAGGAAGGCCGCATGGATATGGGGGAGAAGGTGATTATCAATATCAAGGCCTTCATCGACGGTCACAGGCCGCCGGACAGGGTGTTGCCATCCATGATCTGAAGCGATGCTCCCCCCTGTTTCGTCCCAACGAGGCCTGCTTCTGACTGGAGCGGGGCGCATGGATCAATCTTTCCGGCGGCGATAGCGGATCGTCTCAAAGCGGCTCGCGCGCGCATCATACAAGATAAGGCGCCCAACAAGCCCTTCCCCAAGGCCAACAATCTCCTTGATGACCTCCAGCGCCATCATGGAGCCAATGACACCGGTGAGCGCCCCAAGAATGCCAGCTTCAGAACAGGCGGGAATGGTGCCCGGCGCTGGCCGCTGAGGGAAGAGATCCCGATAGCGCGGATTGAGATGGCCCTCGGGGCCCGTCTCATAGGGTTTCAGCGTGGTAATGGACCCATCAAACATCCCCACCGCACCTGTGATCAGGGGCTTTCGGGCCTCCTCACATAATTCGGCTGTCAGATAGCGTGTATCGAAATTGTCTGTGCCATCAACCACGATATCATAGGATTGCAGCAACGCTTTGCCATTGACCTCATCAAGGCGCATGACATGGGGCTGAACCGTCACATGGGGGTTGATGCGAGCAAGGCTTGCTGCGGCACTTTCAACCTTTAGCAGGCCGACAGCCTCACTATCATGGATGATCTGCCTTTGCAGATTGGATAGTGCCACACTGTCGTCATCCACGATGCCGAGGGTCCCCACGCCCGCAGCCGCCAGATAGGCCAGAAGGGGGGAGCCAAGACCACCAGCCCCTACCACAAGGACCCGTGTCGTTTTCAGCTTTTGCTGGCCCGGACCGCCAACATCCCTGAGGAGAATATGGCGGGCGTAGCGTTCCAGTTCTTCTTTGCTTAGCATGTCTTGCTTTCGTTCTCACAAAGGGCGGATCAGAATGAGAAAGGGACGGCGATATAGCGCAGATCCTGCCCGTCATCGGCCTTGCTGAAAACACCCACCAACGCAACCGCGTGGGTTTGTGCTTCCATCCGTGTTGGCGCAAAGACCGCAGAGAGATGATAGTCCAGCGGACAACCGCGCGAGCGCGGGGCCGACGTCTCATCATGCAGCTTTCGCGTCTCTCCAGCTGGCGTCGTCAGGGTCAGGGAAAAGCCGGTGACCGTTCCGCCGCCCATTTCGCACCCGTTCAGATCTTTCACATCCTTGGTGTTAATCTCAAGAGTATAAGGGGATGCAGTATTGTTCAACAATGGCTGCGTTGTCTTTTGAAAACGCATGATGGCTTTTTCGCCCACTTCGCTTACGGGAGAGGCAGCCAGAAGCACGCCGGAATTGGAAATCTGATATTGCTGCATGATGGGTGTGGCTTTTTCAAATGCCCTGACGCGCGCCACGATCGGAGTTTCGCCCTCTTCCTGCAGCCGCACGCGTACAGGGGTATCCGGCACCCATTTGTCCGTTGCCAAATCAACGATATAGATGTTGGAGTAAGGATAGTGAGGACCACTTTCTACGCCAAATTCCTCAAACGCGAAATAGCGGCCCCGTTCATCATCAGAGAATCCATGGGAGCGAAATTCAGCGGCGTCTCCTGCCAGCGCCGTTCCGGCCAGCACTGCACCAACTGCGGTAAGCAGTGACACGGCGAGACAATTCGAAAGTCGGGTCATTCCATCACCATTCTGTTCAGATCTCTCAAGGCGGGCCTTCTTCACGCTTCTGGCTCGAAGGCCACGGCCCGGTTTATCCGCAAGAGCCATGTTTCCTTAAGCCATAAAAGAGGTAGGACTACATGGCAGCTTGCTTGCAAAGCAAAGCGATTCAAAAGATGCAAGAACCATATCACAGATAGCAAAAAGCCGTGGCGGGGAAATGTGATCCCACCACGGCCAATGCGCTCAGAAAACGTTTCGGAAGCTTAACAATTCCCGGTTTTCTTATTCTCCAATACCGTCAAACAAGGCAGTGGACAGATAGCGTTCGGCAAAACTTGGAATGATGATGACGATATTTTTACCGGCAAATTCATCCCTTTTGCCCAATTCAATGGCTGCAGCCAAGGCGGCACCGGACGAAATGCCTACAGGCACACCCTCGGTGCGGGCCAGTTCACGCGAGAAGGCAAAAGCATCATCGTTTGAAATCTTGATGATTTCATCAATGATACTGGTGTCCAGCACGTCAGGCACAAAGCCGGCGCCAATACCTTGGATCTTGTGCGGTCCCGGTTTGCCACCGGAGAGAACCGCGCTGTCTGCGGGTTCAACCGCGACCACCTTGACATCGGCCTTGCGGGCCTTCAGTTCGGAGCCAACGCCAGTAATGGTGCCGCCGGTGCCAACGCCGGAGATCAGGGCATCCACCTCCCCGTTGGTATCATTCCAGATTTCAACAGCAGTGGTGCTGCGGTGGATTTCAGGGTTGGCCGCATTCTGGAACTGCTGAGGAATGACAGCATTGTCGATGTCATTGACCAACTCTTCCGCGCGCGCAATGGCACCCTTCATGCCTTTGGGGCCTTCGGTCAATTCCAATTCGGCACCAAGATAGGCAAACATCTTGCGACGCTCGATCGACATGGTTTCCGGCATGACCAAAATGAGGCGGTAGCCTTTGGCCGCAGCTGTGAAGGCGAGCGCGATACCAGTGTTGCCGGATGTCGGCTCGATCAGGGTGGTTTTGCCCGGTTCGATCTTGCCTTCATCTTCCATGGCTTCAATCATGTTGACGCCGATGCGATCCTTGACGCTTGCAAGCGGGTTGAAGAATTCAAGCTTACCGATCAGGTTTGCCTTGACGCCATGTTTGGCGGCAATCTTGTCAAACCGCACCAGAGGTGTGTTGCCGATGGTGTCGATGATGGAGTCATAGATCCGGCTGCGGCCTTCAGTGGATTTTGGAGTATGGGCCATTTGTGTTCCTCGCATTTAGAACGTCATGCACGCCCTTGCCTTTCAAGATCCCTTATCCGGATCGGGGCAAGCGTATG encodes the following:
- a CDS encoding RNA-binding protein → MPQKSEQTTRQCLVTRESLPKDQMIRFVLAPDLSVVPDLKMRLPGRGVWVTAKHDLVKQAANKGMFARGFKQKVQKCDDLAELVANLMEKGCLSSLSMTRKAGQIVTGFAKVETSIAQRGAIGLIHAADAAEDGQKKLSQAVRRHYGSDCELPIVRRFSAEALSNALGYGNVVHAALIAGSASKSFIKQVAVLEAYLQPSEPDSNSGPDDRTAGQAS
- the infB gene encoding translation initiation factor IF-2 gives rise to the protein MSNENSSDNNSPSEKKTLSLGKNVGQGTVRQSFSHGRSKAVVVEKRKRRFTAPGDTKPATGGKPAAGEAAPKSADKPAASSGQSQNRGSDNRSGGGNGGNGANQGKGSGGRGQRQRNRNGNNQGNGNGNNNTTGQRNLTSSENAKRLQALEAAKVRAREMEQRKKEEEAKRKVEAARQAEEEAKRKAEEEVAAAQKAKEEAEAKKADEERKALEAAEAAKADTKPAKAPAEAKGDAQAPRSKDRTGKPADRAPRGDRPQGDRPARDAKPGTDKRPVKPRVRRDGEDDRAGARPGAKINRPQRGGARASGGEGFVAPDASVEAKPGAKTIKPVPKKPRPDDNARAATPAKPRTDAQRRRGKLTLTNALNADEQRERSLASMRRRRQKQKGAQHDAPREKVFREVVIPETITVQELAQRMTERAVDVIKILMKQGMMVKTVDVLDADTAQLVAEELGHTVKRVAASDVEEGLFDKKDAEDDLASRPAVVTIMGHVDHGKTSLLDAIRHANVVRGEAGGITQHIGAYQVTQKDQKITFIDTPGHAAFTEMRARGAQSTDIVILVVAADDGVMPQTIEAINHAKAAEVPIIVAVNKIDLPAADPTRVRNELLQHGVFVESMGGDVLEVEVSAKEKLHLEDLLDAILMQSELLELKSNPDREADGIVVEAKLDKGRGPVATVLVQNGTLKVGDIVVAGEHWGKVRALIDDTGSKVEEAEPSKPVEILGFDAAPDAGDQFAVVETEGRAREITDYRIRKNKDLAAAKANRGSLEQMLSNLKESGDSQSFPLVIKGDVKGSVEAIIGALDGIGNEEVSAQILHSGVGGVTESDVTLAAASGAPIIAFNVRANVQAKQAAEQKGVEIRYYNIIYDLTDDVKAAMSGMLSPEVRETFIGYAEILEVFNITKVGKVAGCRVTEGVVERGTGVRLLRDDVVIHTGKLSTLKRFKDEVKEVRVGQECGMAFENYQDLRAGDQIECFRVEEIARTL
- the rbfA gene encoding 30S ribosome-binding factor RbfA; translated protein: MGRGSRKGGGMPSQRQLRVGELVRKSLSECLTRGEIIDPFLEQFVISIPEVRMSPDLTLATAFVMPLGAPGEEKAIVDALNGHKKYLRGRLGRDLTLKHTPDLRFRYDETFDEASRIDALLDSPLVQRDLHHDDDASEDDTDDK
- the truB gene encoding tRNA pseudouridine(55) synthase TruB; amino-acid sequence: MQQEGSAPEDQASEAPKPKKKKKQQFRAKRRTDVHGWIALDKPLNMTSTQAVGAIKRIFNVKKAGHAGTLDPLASGCLPIAIGEGTKTVSFVMDGYKEYEFTVRWGEETSTDDAEGELIDSSAHRPTEEEIEAALDHFSGEIMQVPPAFSAIKVNGERAYDLARDGEEVKLAARPVTIHHLELLEAPDEDTAVFVAECSKGTYVRSLARDIGRHLGTRGHVVALRRLISGPFTEEMLISLDDLEQLSHSAPGEPGLASALLPVETALDDIPALAINRNAAARLRRGQSVLLRGQEAPIDGHVAAMNAGLLVAICEVIEGELWPRRVFNLPEHPPVFSSDAEPKN
- the rpsO gene encoding 30S ribosomal protein S15, which encodes MSITAERKQELIKEYATKDGDTGSPEVQVAVLTERIINLTEHFKSHKKDNHSRRGLLKLVSQRRKLLDYVKAKDVARYQSLIERLGLRR